The sequence below is a genomic window from Chloroflexota bacterium.
CCTGGTCGATCTGCTCCAGGGGCTCGGCGTCGAGTACGCCGCGTTCAACCCCGGCGCGAGCTTCCGGGGTCTCCACGATTCGCTGGTCAACTACGGGGGCGACAGCAGCCCCCGCACGATTCTCTGTACCCATGAGGAGACGTCGGTTGCGCTGGCCCACGGCTACACCAAGGCCACGGGCAAGCCGATGGTCGCGGCCATTCACAACGTCGTCGGGCTGCAGCACGCGGCCATGGGCATCTTCAATGCCTGGTGCGACCGCGTGCCGATCATGCTGCTCGGCGGCAGCGGCCCGCAGGACGCCTCGCTGCGCCGCCCGTGGATCGAGTGGATCCACACCGCGCTCGTCCAGGGCAACTTCGTCCGCGACTTTGTGAAGTGGGACGATCAGCCCGTCAGCGTCGAGGGCGCCATCGAGTCGATCCTGCGGGGCTGGCGGCTCATGAAGTCCGCGCCCGCCGCGCCGGTCTATATCGCCCTGGACACCACGATCCAGGAGCAGAAGATGCCCGAGGGGCTGACCCTCCCCTCAAACCTGGACCGCTGGACGCGCCAGTCCTCGGTGCAGGCGGACCCGGCCGGCCTTGACGAGCTGGCCGGCTGGCTGGCCGAAGCCCAGCGGCCCGTTATCCTGGCGGACCGCGTCGGACGCGATCCCGACGCCGTCGCGGCGCTCCAGACCCTGGCCGAGCTGCTCAACGCACCGGTCGTCGATCTGTGGGCGCGCTTCAACTTCGCGCCGCGTCACCGGCTGGATGCGGGCCATGTCAGCGCCGACCTGATCCGCGAGGCGGACGTGGTGCTGGCGCTGGACGTGACCGATCTGTACGGTGCGCTGCGAACGCCGGACCGCAACCGGCGGGCGCAGGGGTACGCCGTGGCTGCGGGTGCAAAGGTCGCGTCGATCTCGGTCAACGAGCTGCTGGTGCGGAGCTGGACGGCGGACTACCAGCGACCGCAGCCGGTCGACCTCAACCTTGTCGGCGAGACGCGGCTGGCGCTCCCGACGCTCGTGGCACTGGTGCGCGAGCGGCTGTCGGCCGGCTGGGTTGACGCCGCCGGGGTCCGTGCGGAGCGGGCAGCAACCCTGGCCAGGACGACGGCCCAGCAGCGCGAGGTCTGGGAAGAGCAGGCGCGTGAGTCGTCCGGGCGCTCGCCGCTCACCACGTCCTTCGTGAGCCTGGCCCTCCGCGATGCCCTGGACGGGCACAAGTGGGTGCTCGGCAACAGCGACCTGCGCGGCTGGGTCCGCCGCCTCTGGGACGTGCGCGAGCCGACCCAGTGGCTCGGCGGGGCCGGCGGCGCCGGTCTCGGCTACGGCATCGGGGCGGCGCTGGGCGTCGGGCTGGCCTACAAGAACACCAACACGATGGTGGTCAACATCCAGCCAGACGGCGATCTGCTCTACTCCACGAGCGCCCTCTGGACGGCCGCCCGCGAGCAGCTGCCGATCCTCACGATCATGTGGAACAACCGCAGCTACTACAACTCGGAGGAGCACGCGATTCGGATCGCCCAGTTCCGCGATCGGGACGTGTCGCGGAGCGGCATCGGGACGCGCCCCGAAGGCCCGCATGTGGACTTCGCCACGGTGGCCCGAGGGTTCGACATGCAGGCGGAAGGCCCCATCGAGACGGCCGAGGAGCTGATCCCGGCGCTTGGGCGGGCAGTCCGGGCCGTCGCGGGCGGCAAGCCATACCTGCTGGACGTGGTCACGGAAGCTCGCTAAGGGTAGCGGCAGCGCCGCGAGACCGCGGGAAAAGCCCTCACCCCCGCCCCCTCGCCCGCGCACAGGCCCGGTGGCCCGACTGGGGCGGGGGGTGAGGGCCTCCGGGGGCTGAGTCCGGGCTACCGTTTCCAGCCGATCCACGCACACAGCGCCTCGCCCATGATCTTCGGCTTGTCGGCGTCCGGCAGCCAGGGCAGCTCCTCGGTGAAGAACGTGATGCACTCCCGCCACGAGCAGCGCATCCGCGAGATGTCGGTGCCCCAGAACATGCGATCCGGCCCGAACGCCTCGTAGATCTGCTGCAGGTACGGCTGAATCGGGCGGAACGGATACCCCTCGCTGGAGTAGCCCGGCGCGCCCGTCGCCTTGACGGCCACGTTCGGGTACTTCGCCAACGCCACAAGCTGGGGCATGTGCACCAGGGCTGCATCGTCCTTCTGCAGCTCGTTGCCGCCGCGCCCGCCCAGGTGATCCACGATCAGCTTCAGGCCCGGGTGC
It includes:
- a CDS encoding thiamine pyrophosphate-binding protein codes for the protein MSARVPRFGSDILVDLLQGLGVEYAAFNPGASFRGLHDSLVNYGGDSSPRTILCTHEETSVALAHGYTKATGKPMVAAIHNVVGLQHAAMGIFNAWCDRVPIMLLGGSGPQDASLRRPWIEWIHTALVQGNFVRDFVKWDDQPVSVEGAIESILRGWRLMKSAPAAPVYIALDTTIQEQKMPEGLTLPSNLDRWTRQSSVQADPAGLDELAGWLAEAQRPVILADRVGRDPDAVAALQTLAELLNAPVVDLWARFNFAPRHRLDAGHVSADLIREADVVLALDVTDLYGALRTPDRNRRAQGYAVAAGAKVASISVNELLVRSWTADYQRPQPVDLNLVGETRLALPTLVALVRERLSAGWVDAAGVRAERAATLARTTAQQREVWEEQARESSGRSPLTTSFVSLALRDALDGHKWVLGNSDLRGWVRRLWDVREPTQWLGGAGGAGLGYGIGAALGVGLAYKNTNTMVVNIQPDGDLLYSTSALWTAAREQLPILTIMWNNRSYYNSEEHAIRIAQFRDRDVSRSGIGTRPEGPHVDFATVARGFDMQAEGPIETAEELIPALGRAVRAVAGGKPYLLDVVTEAR